The Nocardia sp. NBC_00508 nucleotide sequence ACGACGACCCGGTGCGGGGTGCGTCCTGCCGGGGCTGCCGGGGGATTCCAGCCGGGAAGCACGCGCAGGGCAATGACGAGCAGTGCGGTGATCGCGATGAGGATCGCGAGGACGACAGATAGGGGTGTCTGGTATCCGGGGTCCTGGGTGGCGGGAATGAACAGTCGCAGCAGTACGACGCCGATCACGGCAGCCACTGCCGCCGTGGCGAGACCGCCACGCCGCAGGTACGGGCGGCCACGGTGGCTCGGGAACAGCAGATCGGCCAGCAAAACCGGGATCAGCACACTGAACACCGTGTGGTATCCGATCTGCGACTCCCAGTAGACGGTATTGAATCCGAGTATCCGGGGACCCCACTCGGCCGCGTGGTACAGGTTCGGGCTGGTCAACGCCTGCAGACCGAGACCGTCCTCGACGAGCTCGTACACCAGGCCCATCACCAGCAGACTCGGCCAGCCACCGCCGAACCGGACAACCAGCTCACGAAGGAACAAGACACCGGCGCCGTACATGACCACCAGAGCCGGTAACAGCAACCACATCGCCGGCATCGTCACCCCGGAGAACGTGGCCTCCGCGCTGACCGGGGCGAGCACGACCAGCGTCCATGCCGCCTTGCGGTTTCCGTCGGCAGGTGCTGCGACTGGGGACCGATTCGACAAGTTTCTCCTCCATCCAAAATTTACCCCGCTGAGTAATTTTCCATACCGTAGCGACGGGAGGCAGGATGGACAATCGGAGTCTCACCATGTCCGGGAATAGTCGGATCGGGCGCGACGCGACCAACGAGGGGAGTTAGTTCCGATGCCACCCACCACCTCCCGGCGTGCTGCCGCGACAGCTGCACGGCGTGCGCAGATCATTGCGGCAAGCATCGCCACCATCGCCGAACTCGGTTACCGCCGAACCACATTCGGCCGGATCGCGGAGCGGGGCGGATTGAGCAGCACCCGGCTCATCTCCTACCACTTCGCCAGCAAGGACGACCTGGTCGCCGCCGTCGTAGCCGACATCTTCACCTCGATCAATGAGTTCCTGATCGACCGAGCACGCGAGGATCCGGCCACCCGCCCACTCCAGAACCCACCAGATACCGTGCAACGCCCCCGGAACAGCTCCGGCGCCGACGAACTGCGCGCCTACATCACCGGAGTGGTCGCCTTCGTCGACGCGCACCGCGTGCGGATGCGAGCGCTACAGTCGATCTTCGCCGCCGTTCACGACGAGCCGCGTAACGCCGCCGCCTACAGCCCGGACACCGACCGGGGGGTCCTCGGCCATATCGAAGACATCCTCCGACACGGACAAGCACGCGGCGAGTTCCGGGCATTCGACACGTTCACCATGGCGGCCGCCATCCAACGCTCACTCGGCGGACTGCCCCTGCTGCTGCAGACCAAGCCCGACCTCGACCTGCGCGATTACGCCACCGAACTGGTGACGCTCTTCGACCTCGCAACCCGCCACCCCAACCACAAGCCGGATAGGTAGGAGGAATCCGCCGCGGGAGTGTCTGACGGTTTCCGGCCCCGCACGACAACGCCACGGCCGTCCACCGGAACATCGGCCACCTCCGTCTGTATCTGCTTCAGGCGGGTGGTGGCTTCCTCCGTCTTCGGGTTCGCGTCGTCGTCGCCGGCCAGGGCCAGTTCTTCGAGTTCGACTTCGACCGCTCTGTCGCGCGGCGGTGCACCCCGGGAACTGGTCAGTGCCGTT carries:
- a CDS encoding TetR/AcrR family transcriptional regulator, translating into MPPTTSRRAAATAARRAQIIAASIATIAELGYRRTTFGRIAERGGLSSTRLISYHFASKDDLVAAVVADIFTSINEFLIDRAREDPATRPLQNPPDTVQRPRNSSGADELRAYITGVVAFVDAHRVRMRALQSIFAAVHDEPRNAAAYSPDTDRGVLGHIEDILRHGQARGEFRAFDTFTMAAAIQRSLGGLPLLLQTKPDLDLRDYATELVTLFDLATRHPNHKPDR